A window of the Haloarcula litorea genome harbors these coding sequences:
- a CDS encoding DUF5518 domain-containing protein codes for MRETLVAAGWGALVTLVLSFVPFSSVIGGAVAADRDGGGYARGLWLGALAGVGAAVPLSVLFVPALAVAGLLGFGVAPSAPAYDLFLVLVGVFFLAYTVGLSAVGGLAGIWVGRHTDRSLDPSRWL; via the coding sequence ATGCGAGAGACGCTCGTCGCCGCCGGTTGGGGCGCGCTCGTGACGCTGGTCCTGTCGTTCGTCCCCTTCTCGTCGGTCATCGGGGGAGCCGTCGCGGCGGACCGGGACGGCGGGGGCTACGCCCGCGGCCTGTGGCTCGGGGCGCTGGCCGGCGTCGGGGCGGCGGTCCCCCTGTCGGTCCTGTTCGTGCCGGCACTCGCCGTCGCGGGCCTGCTCGGATTCGGCGTCGCACCGTCCGCGCCCGCGTACGACCTCTTTCTCGTGCTCGTCGGCGTGTTCTTCCTCGCGTACACCGTGGGACTGAGCGCCGTGGGCGGCCTGGCCGGTATCTGGGTCGGTCGACACACCGATCGATCGCTGGACCCCAGCCGCTGGCTCTGA
- a CDS encoding DUF5518 domain-containing protein, producing the protein MAQGDTLLNALIGAVATAVLSGFVPFAPLFGGALAGYLEGGDRDDGLRVGVISGVIGLALSAVLFLFVVVVFLGMVLGGGAPMGFGAFGLVFFLVVAVVGAIYIVGLSAAGGWLGNYVKYETDIGN; encoded by the coding sequence ATGGCACAAGGCGATACCCTCCTCAACGCGCTCATCGGCGCAGTCGCGACGGCCGTCCTGAGCGGCTTCGTCCCCTTCGCCCCGCTGTTCGGCGGGGCGCTGGCCGGCTACCTCGAAGGCGGCGACAGAGACGACGGGCTCCGGGTCGGCGTCATCTCCGGCGTCATCGGCCTCGCGCTGTCGGCGGTCCTGTTCCTGTTCGTGGTCGTCGTGTTCCTCGGGATGGTGCTGGGCGGCGGCGCACCGATGGGCTTCGGTGCGTTCGGTCTCGTGTTCTTCCTCGTCGTCGCCGTCGTCGGTGCGATCTACATCGTCGGCCTGAGCGCCGCGGGCGGCTGGCTCGGCAACTACGTCAAGTACGAGACCGACATCGGGAACTGA
- the rpsB gene encoding 30S ribosomal protein S2 yields the protein MSGNEKEGLDASESEFDPSEADDEQTDAEPTAEEQPADAADEAAAAETTDEDEDAGPQLDEDVMPDEQAEADLLIPVDDYLGAGVHIGTQQKTQDMERFIHRVRDDGLYVLDVSMTDQRIRTAADFLANYDPEQILVASSRQYGRFPAEKFADAVGARARTGRFIPGTLTNPDYDGYIEPDVVVVTDPIGDSQAVKEAITVGIPVIAMCDSNNTTSNVDLVVPTNNKGRKALSVVYWLLANETLDRRGAEPAYELADFESEI from the coding sequence ATGAGCGGCAACGAGAAAGAGGGCCTCGACGCGTCCGAGTCCGAGTTCGACCCGTCCGAGGCGGACGACGAACAGACCGACGCCGAGCCCACAGCCGAGGAACAGCCCGCCGACGCCGCCGACGAGGCGGCAGCGGCCGAGACAACCGACGAGGACGAGGACGCCGGCCCCCAGCTCGACGAGGACGTGATGCCCGACGAGCAGGCCGAGGCCGACCTCCTCATCCCGGTCGACGACTACCTGGGTGCCGGTGTCCACATCGGGACTCAGCAGAAGACCCAGGACATGGAGCGGTTCATCCACCGCGTCCGCGACGACGGCCTGTACGTGCTGGACGTGTCGATGACGGACCAGCGCATCCGGACCGCCGCGGACTTCCTGGCCAACTACGACCCCGAGCAGATCCTCGTGGCGTCGTCGCGCCAGTACGGCCGCTTCCCGGCCGAGAAGTTCGCCGACGCCGTCGGTGCCCGCGCCCGCACGGGCCGGTTCATCCCGGGGACGCTGACGAACCCGGACTACGACGGCTACATCGAGCCGGACGTCGTGGTCGTCACCGACCCGATCGGCGACTCCCAGGCGGTCAAGGAGGCCATCACGGTCGGTATCCCGGTCATCGCGATGTGTGACTCCAACAACACCACGTCGAACGTCGACCTGGTCGTCCCCACCAACAACAAGGGGCGCAAGGCGCTGTCGGTCGTCTACTGGCTGCTGGCCAACGAGACGCTCGACCGCCGCGGGGCCGAGCCCGCCTACGAACTGGCGGACTTCGAGTCCGAGATCTAA
- the eno gene encoding phosphopyruvate hydratase produces MTLITDVRLRRVLDSRGNATVEADVLTESGGFGRGKAPSGASTGEYEAIELPAQEAIANAREDAIPRLVGEVHAGNQRDVDAALHAADGTDDFSGIGANSAVAISMAAAKAGADVLGAPLFQHLGGTFRGNEFPTPLGNIVGGGEHAADATNIQEFLAAPVGAPSVAEAVFANAAVHQEVHDILADRDLPAGKGDEGAWAPSVSDDEAFEIMDEAVETVADDFGFAIAFGLDVAGAELYDEDEGGYVYDDGVKSTEEQKEYIAEKVAEYDLVYVEDPLDEDDYEAFAELTEEVGDQTLICGDDLFVTNVERLQAGIDAGAANSILIKPNQIGTLTDAVDAIELATENGYESVVSHRSGETEDTTIAHLAVATGAPFIKTGAVGGERTAKLNELIRIEDNAV; encoded by the coding sequence TTGACGCTAATCACTGACGTCCGGCTCCGCCGCGTCCTCGACTCCCGCGGGAACGCGACCGTCGAGGCAGACGTCCTCACGGAGAGTGGGGGCTTCGGCCGCGGCAAGGCACCGAGCGGCGCAAGCACCGGCGAGTACGAGGCCATCGAACTCCCGGCCCAGGAGGCCATCGCGAACGCCCGCGAGGACGCCATCCCGCGGCTCGTGGGCGAGGTCCACGCCGGGAACCAGCGCGACGTCGACGCGGCGCTGCACGCCGCCGACGGCACGGACGACTTCTCCGGCATCGGTGCCAACTCCGCGGTCGCCATCTCGATGGCGGCCGCGAAGGCCGGTGCCGACGTGCTGGGCGCGCCGCTGTTCCAGCACCTGGGCGGTACCTTCCGGGGCAACGAGTTCCCGACGCCGCTGGGCAACATCGTCGGCGGGGGCGAACACGCCGCCGACGCCACGAACATCCAGGAGTTCCTCGCGGCCCCGGTCGGCGCACCCAGCGTCGCCGAGGCCGTCTTCGCCAACGCCGCGGTCCACCAGGAGGTCCACGACATCCTGGCCGACCGCGACCTGCCCGCGGGCAAGGGCGACGAGGGCGCGTGGGCACCGTCGGTCTCCGACGACGAGGCCTTCGAGATCATGGACGAGGCCGTCGAGACCGTCGCCGACGACTTCGGCTTCGCCATCGCCTTCGGCCTGGACGTCGCCGGGGCCGAGCTCTACGACGAGGACGAGGGCGGCTACGTCTACGACGACGGCGTCAAGTCCACCGAGGAGCAGAAGGAGTACATCGCCGAGAAGGTCGCGGAGTACGACCTCGTCTACGTCGAGGACCCCCTCGACGAGGACGACTACGAGGCCTTCGCCGAGCTGACCGAGGAGGTCGGCGACCAGACGCTCATCTGTGGGGACGACCTGTTCGTCACCAACGTCGAGCGCCTGCAGGCCGGCATCGACGCCGGCGCGGCCAACTCCATCCTCATCAAGCCCAACCAGATCGGGACGCTGACCGACGCCGTCGACGCCATCGAACTGGCGACCGAGAACGGCTACGAGTCGGTCGTCTCCCACCGGAGCGGCGAGACGGAGGACACCACGATCGCACACCTCGCCGTGGCGACCGGCGCACCGTTCATCAAGACGGGTGCCGTCGGCGGCGAGCGCACAGCCAAGCTGAACGAACTCATCCGTATCGAGGACAACGCAGTATGA
- a CDS encoding DNA-directed RNA polymerase subunit K, with the protein MSAQESRYEKARKLGARALQLAHGAPVLIETDQTQPILIAAEEYDADVLPFTVKRGDHN; encoded by the coding sequence ATGAGCGCACAGGAGAGCCGATACGAGAAGGCCCGCAAACTCGGCGCGCGAGCGCTGCAGCTGGCCCACGGCGCACCCGTCCTCATCGAGACGGACCAGACCCAACCGATCCTCATCGCGGCCGAGGAGTACGACGCGGACGTGCTCCCGTTCACGGTGAAACGAGGTGACCACAATTGA
- a CDS encoding DNA-directed RNA polymerase subunit N, with protein sequence MMVPVRCFTCGNVVGEHWEEFKARTREAEEPEDPEKVLDELGVERHCCRRMLVSHKDLVDIVAPYQ encoded by the coding sequence ATGATGGTACCGGTCCGGTGTTTCACCTGCGGCAACGTCGTCGGCGAGCACTGGGAGGAGTTCAAGGCACGCACCCGCGAGGCCGAGGAGCCCGAGGACCCGGAGAAGGTCCTCGACGAACTCGGCGTCGAGCGGCACTGCTGTCGCCGGATGCTCGTCTCGCACAAGGACCTCGTCGACATCGTCGCACCCTACCAATGA
- a CDS encoding 30S ribosomal protein S9, translated as MVTNTSGKKKTAVARATIREGEGRVRIDSQPVELVDPELAQLKMLEPFRIADEDLRDDVDVEVTVEGGGVMGQADAARTAIARGLVDFTNDAELRDAYMEFDRSLLVNDVRQTEPKKWGGPGARARYQKSYR; from the coding sequence ATGGTAACGAACACGTCTGGTAAGAAGAAGACGGCCGTCGCCCGCGCGACGATCCGCGAGGGCGAGGGCCGGGTGCGCATCGACTCCCAGCCGGTCGAACTGGTCGACCCGGAGCTGGCCCAGCTGAAGATGCTGGAGCCGTTCCGCATCGCGGACGAGGACCTCCGCGACGACGTCGACGTCGAGGTGACCGTCGAGGGCGGCGGCGTGATGGGGCAGGCCGACGCGGCCCGCACCGCCATCGCCCGCGGCCTCGTCGACTTCACGAACGACGCCGAACTCCGCGACGCCTACATGGAGTTCGACCGTTCGCTGCTGGTCAACGACGTCCGACAGACCGAACCGAAGAAGTGGGGCGGTCCCGGCGCGCGGGCCCGCTACCAGAAGTCCTACCGCTGA
- a CDS encoding 50S ribosomal protein L13 translates to MSLAEFDADVVVDARDCIMGRVASEVAEKAMDGQSVAVVNAERAVITGREEQIVEKYKKRVDIGNDNGYFYPKRPDGILKRSIRGMLPHKEQRGREAFENVRVYVGNPHDEEGEVVEGTSLDRLSNIKFVSLADVSEQLGANKTW, encoded by the coding sequence ATGAGCCTCGCGGAGTTCGACGCCGACGTGGTCGTCGACGCCCGCGACTGCATCATGGGTCGCGTCGCCTCGGAGGTCGCCGAGAAGGCGATGGACGGCCAGTCGGTGGCCGTCGTCAACGCCGAGCGCGCGGTCATCACCGGTCGCGAGGAGCAGATCGTCGAGAAGTACAAGAAGCGCGTCGACATCGGCAACGACAACGGGTACTTCTACCCGAAGCGCCCGGACGGCATCCTCAAGCGCTCGATCCGCGGGATGTTGCCCCACAAGGAACAGCGTGGCCGCGAGGCGTTCGAGAACGTCCGCGTCTACGTCGGCAACCCCCACGACGAGGAGGGCGAGGTCGTCGAAGGCACGTCGCTGGACCGACTGTCGAACATCAAGTTCGTCTCGCTGGCCGACGTCAGCGAGCAACTCGGAGCGAACAAGACATGGTAA
- a CDS encoding 50S ribosomal protein L18e yields MSKTNPRLSSLIADLKSAARDAGGNVWGDVAERLEKPRRTHAEVNLGRIERYAQEDETVVVPGKVLGSGVLQKDVTVAAVDFSGTAEKKIDQVGEAVPLEQAIENNPEGSHVRVIR; encoded by the coding sequence ATGAGCAAGACGAACCCGAGACTCAGTAGTCTCATCGCCGACCTGAAGTCGGCCGCCCGCGACGCGGGCGGCAACGTCTGGGGCGACGTCGCCGAGCGGCTGGAGAAGCCCCGGCGTACACACGCGGAAGTCAACCTGGGCCGCATCGAACGCTACGCCCAGGAGGACGAGACCGTCGTCGTGCCCGGCAAGGTACTCGGCTCCGGCGTCCTGCAGAAGGACGTCACCGTCGCCGCGGTCGACTTCTCAGGCACCGCCGAGAAGAAGATCGACCAGGTCGGTGAGGCTGTACCGCTCGAACAGGCTATCGAAAACAATCCGGAAGGCTCCCACGTGCGGGTGATCCGATGA
- a CDS encoding DNA-directed RNA polymerase subunit D: protein MTQDYEVEFVDRGDEEARFLVRGITPAFANGIRRAMIADVPTFSIDTVRVIENTSVMFNEQISLRLGLVPLTTDLDDFEAGDEVTLSLSVDGPGTAYSGDLVSSDGLVEPAEDNVPIIDLKDGQRLEVEADAVLDTGKEHAKHQGGVAVGYRHLQRVEVVGDKGEFADDETNILRGVIEESAAEHAAGDAENGELVATEAFDNDLSQRYPGKEVEVSDVPNAFVFHVETDGSFTTEELVLRAVESLRGRATELKEAVEL from the coding sequence ATGACACAGGACTACGAGGTTGAGTTCGTCGACCGCGGCGACGAGGAGGCGCGGTTCCTCGTGCGTGGCATCACGCCGGCCTTTGCCAACGGCATCCGCCGGGCGATGATCGCCGACGTGCCCACGTTCAGCATCGACACCGTCCGGGTCATCGAGAACACCAGCGTGATGTTCAACGAGCAGATCAGCCTGCGACTCGGGCTGGTCCCGCTGACGACCGACCTCGACGACTTCGAGGCAGGCGACGAGGTGACCCTGTCGCTGTCGGTCGACGGTCCCGGGACGGCCTACTCGGGCGATCTCGTCTCCAGCGACGGGCTGGTCGAGCCCGCAGAGGACAACGTCCCCATCATCGATCTCAAGGACGGCCAGCGCCTCGAAGTCGAGGCCGACGCCGTCCTGGACACGGGCAAGGAACACGCCAAACACCAGGGTGGCGTCGCTGTCGGCTACCGCCACCTCCAGCGCGTCGAGGTCGTCGGCGACAAGGGCGAGTTCGCCGACGACGAGACCAACATCCTCCGGGGGGTCATCGAGGAGTCCGCCGCCGAGCACGCCGCGGGCGACGCCGAAAACGGCGAGCTCGTCGCCACCGAGGCGTTCGACAACGACCTCTCCCAGCGCTACCCCGGCAAGGAAGTCGAGGTCTCTGACGTGCCCAACGCCTTCGTGTTCCACGTCGAGACGGACGGCTCGTTCACCACCGAGGAACTGGTCCTGCGCGCGGTCGAGTCGCTGCGCGGCCGCGCGACCGAACTGAAAGAGGCAGTCGAACTGTAA
- a CDS encoding 30S ribosomal protein S11 — MSEAENDGIWGVAHVHASFNNTIITITDQTGAETLAKSSGGTVVKQNRDEASPYAAMQMAEVVAEKALDQGVEGVDVRVRGPGGNQQTSPGPGAQATIRALARAGLEIGRIEDVTPTPHDGTRAPKNSGF; from the coding sequence ATGAGCGAAGCCGAAAACGACGGAATCTGGGGCGTCGCCCACGTGCACGCATCGTTCAACAACACCATCATCACCATCACCGACCAGACCGGCGCGGAGACGCTGGCGAAGAGCTCCGGCGGGACGGTCGTCAAGCAGAACCGCGACGAGGCCTCGCCCTACGCCGCGATGCAGATGGCCGAGGTCGTCGCCGAGAAGGCGCTCGACCAGGGCGTCGAGGGCGTCGACGTGCGCGTCCGCGGTCCCGGCGGGAACCAGCAGACCTCCCCCGGGCCGGGCGCACAGGCGACCATCCGAGCCCTCGCTCGCGCGGGCCTGGAGATCGGCCGCATCGAGGACGTCACGCCGACGCCCCACGACGGCACTCGCGCACCCAAGAACTCCGGCTTCTAA
- a CDS encoding 30S ribosomal protein S4, protein MALGSNTKFYETPNHPYQGERIADESNLVGRYGLKNKEELWRAQSELRGFRREARELLGRTTETDEADEFLARLKRYGILNEQDTLDDVLSLDVTDVLERRLQTVVYRKGYANTPEQARQFIVHGHVELGGQRVTRPSMKVEVAVEDTVGFDENSSLSDELHPERAEAQE, encoded by the coding sequence ATGGCGCTCGGCTCCAACACGAAGTTCTACGAGACGCCGAACCACCCCTACCAGGGCGAGCGCATCGCCGACGAGTCGAACCTCGTCGGCCGCTACGGCCTGAAGAACAAGGAGGAGCTCTGGCGCGCCCAGTCCGAACTGCGCGGCTTCCGCCGCGAGGCCCGCGAACTGCTCGGACGGACGACCGAGACCGACGAGGCCGACGAGTTCCTCGCTCGCCTCAAGCGCTACGGCATCCTCAACGAGCAGGACACGCTGGACGACGTCCTGTCGCTGGACGTCACCGATGTCCTCGAACGCCGGCTCCAGACCGTCGTCTACCGCAAGGGCTACGCGAACACGCCCGAGCAGGCGCGGCAGTTCATCGTCCACGGCCACGTCGAACTCGGCGGCCAGCGGGTCACGCGCCCGTCGATGAAGGTCGAGGTGGCCGTCGAGGACACCGTCGGCTTCGACGAGAACAGCTCGCTGTCGGACGAACTGCATCCCGAACGCGCGGAGGCCCAAGAATGA
- a CDS encoding 30S ribosomal protein S13, producing MSAEDPNAGEDADEEEDIRYFVRIGQTDLDGTKSVERALTELNGIGHRAARIVAQKAGVDRREVIGKLDDDVIDDVVEVVENYADEVPEWMTNHQKDYFSGETTHETGNDLQLTRRQDINRMKMIDSYRGVRHKRGQKVRGQRTKSTGRTEGTIGVNVEAIKEEQAEEAAGEDDE from the coding sequence ATGAGTGCAGAAGACCCCAACGCGGGCGAGGACGCGGATGAGGAGGAGGACATCCGCTACTTCGTTCGCATCGGACAGACCGACCTCGACGGCACGAAGTCCGTCGAACGAGCACTGACAGAACTGAACGGTATCGGCCACCGAGCGGCCCGCATCGTCGCCCAGAAGGCGGGCGTCGACCGCCGCGAGGTCATCGGCAAACTCGACGACGACGTCATCGACGACGTCGTCGAGGTCGTCGAGAACTACGCCGACGAGGTCCCCGAGTGGATGACCAACCACCAGAAGGACTACTTCTCCGGCGAGACCACCCACGAGACCGGCAACGACCTCCAGCTCACCCGCCGGCAGGACATCAACCGGATGAAGATGATCGACTCCTACCGCGGGGTCCGCCACAAGCGCGGGCAGAAGGTCCGCGGCCAGCGAACCAAGTCCACGGGTCGTACCGAGGGCACCATCGGCGTCAACGTCGAGGCGATCAAGGAAGAGCAGGCCGAGGAGGCCGCCGGGGAGGACGACGAATAA
- a CDS encoding Mrp/NBP35 family ATP-binding protein: MNEDDVRERLRAVEDPDLGDDIVSLDLVNSIEVTDDAVGIDLALGAPYSPNETAIAGRVREELADLDREIELSASVDRGVPESEDPLPKVKNVIAVASGKGGVGKSTVAVNLAAGLSQLGARVGLFDADVYGPNVPRMLGADESPQATEEEQIIPVEKYGLKLMSMDFLVGKDDPVIFRGPMVDNVLTQLWDDVLWGGLDYMIVDLPPGTGDTQLTMLQRVPVSGAVIVTTPQEVALDDARKGLRMFGRHETPVLGVVENMSTFVCPDCGGEHDIFGSGGGREFAEETDMPFLGEVPLDPDVREGGDDGEPLVLDEDSEVGEAFRDMAARTANMQGIVHRKRQSEGKSAAGAVEEPHEH; the protein is encoded by the coding sequence ATGAACGAGGACGACGTTCGCGAGCGCCTCCGGGCCGTCGAGGACCCGGACCTCGGCGACGACATCGTGTCGCTGGATCTCGTCAACAGCATCGAGGTGACCGACGACGCGGTCGGCATCGACCTCGCACTCGGCGCACCGTACTCCCCGAACGAGACGGCCATCGCCGGGCGCGTCCGCGAGGAACTCGCCGACCTCGACCGGGAGATCGAGCTCTCGGCGAGCGTCGATCGCGGCGTCCCCGAGTCGGAGGACCCGCTCCCGAAGGTCAAGAACGTCATCGCGGTCGCCTCGGGCAAGGGCGGGGTCGGGAAGTCGACCGTCGCCGTCAACCTCGCGGCGGGGCTCTCACAGCTGGGCGCGCGGGTCGGGCTGTTCGACGCCGACGTCTACGGCCCGAACGTCCCCCGGATGCTCGGGGCCGACGAGTCCCCGCAGGCCACCGAGGAGGAGCAGATCATCCCCGTCGAGAAGTACGGGCTGAAGCTGATGAGTATGGACTTCCTCGTCGGGAAGGACGACCCCGTCATCTTCCGCGGCCCGATGGTCGACAACGTCCTCACCCAGCTGTGGGACGACGTGCTCTGGGGCGGGCTGGACTACATGATCGTGGACCTCCCGCCGGGCACTGGCGACACCCAGCTGACGATGCTCCAGCGGGTGCCCGTCTCCGGCGCGGTCATCGTCACCACACCTCAGGAGGTGGCGCTGGACGACGCTCGCAAGGGCCTGCGGATGTTCGGCCGCCACGAGACGCCCGTCCTCGGCGTCGTCGAGAACATGTCGACGTTCGTCTGTCCGGACTGTGGCGGCGAGCACGACATCTTCGGCAGCGGCGGCGGCCGCGAGTTCGCCGAGGAGACGGACATGCCGTTCCTCGGGGAGGTGCCGCTGGACCCCGACGTCCGGGAGGGTGGCGACGACGGCGAACCGCTCGTCCTCGACGAGGACAGCGAGGTCGGCGAGGCGTTCCGCGATATGGCAGCCCGTACCGCGAACATGCAGGGGATCGTCCACCGGAAGCGCCAGTCCGAGGGCAAGAGCGCGGCCGGCGCGGTCGAGGAACCCCACGAGCACTAG
- a CDS encoding 30S ribosomal protein S17e, producing MAIKPAYVKKTGTLLMERYPDAFGGDFEHNKDVVEEVTDIESKSVRNRIAGYVTRKYNNPVEA from the coding sequence ATGGCTATCAAACCCGCCTACGTCAAGAAGACCGGCACGCTGCTGATGGAGCGATACCCCGACGCCTTCGGCGGTGACTTCGAGCACAACAAGGACGTCGTCGAGGAGGTCACCGACATCGAGTCCAAGAGCGTGCGCAACCGCATCGCCGGCTACGTCACGCGCAAGTACAACAACCCCGTCGAGGCGTAA
- a CDS encoding DUF447 domain-containing protein: MRDADWPVELAGVTESVVTTLGPNDLWNVAALGLHAPDDGRDDEDSDATVTATTWGRTRTWRNFRERGGGYVQFTRDPVDFAEAALSVREAADPVLDSADAWVRVAVARLADGEDGGTRWVEWALTPIESAVERRAVPTTNRGHAAVVEATVAASRLDVDSYDTETLLDRLRYFESVVETAGSERERAAFERVRELTDAEW; this comes from the coding sequence GTGAGAGACGCCGACTGGCCGGTCGAGCTGGCGGGCGTCACCGAGTCCGTCGTGACGACGCTGGGACCGAACGACCTGTGGAACGTCGCGGCGCTGGGGCTGCACGCCCCGGACGACGGACGGGACGATGAGGATTCGGACGCCACCGTGACGGCGACCACGTGGGGTCGGACCCGGACGTGGCGGAACTTCCGCGAACGGGGCGGGGGGTACGTCCAGTTCACCCGCGACCCGGTCGACTTCGCGGAGGCGGCGCTGTCGGTCCGCGAGGCGGCCGATCCGGTGCTGGACTCGGCGGACGCCTGGGTCAGGGTCGCGGTGGCGCGACTGGCCGACGGCGAGGACGGCGGCACCCGGTGGGTCGAGTGGGCGCTGACACCGATCGAGTCGGCCGTCGAGCGCCGCGCCGTGCCGACGACGAACCGGGGCCACGCCGCCGTCGTTGAGGCGACGGTCGCGGCCTCGCGGCTGGACGTCGACAGCTACGACACCGAGACGCTGCTGGACCGGCTCCGGTACTTCGAGTCGGTCGTCGAGACGGCCGGGAGCGAGCGCGAACGCGCCGCATTCGAGCGCGTTCGCGAACTGACCGACGCGGAGTGGTAG
- a CDS encoding triphosphoribosyl-dephospho-CoA synthase: MVRGGGGAVSRRTPAQNAELALLLEVAGTPKPGNVDREREYDDLRFEHFLAGAVGARPGLALAAEGERVGRAFERAVHGMADQSAGNTQFGALLVLSPLVAAAGDGALSRAGVRQVVDATTVADAADFYRAFEHVDVAVDDPPEGMEPLDVRRGSDAVPELERRGLTLADVMADSADVDGVAAEWTAGFERVFDTAERVRDATGPVADRASRVFLELLAAEPDTFVVTRDDPETAAEVQRRARAVLDGDEDATELAEELVARDVNPGTTADLVAGALFVALERGVEV; the protein is encoded by the coding sequence GTGGTTCGCGGCGGAGGTGGGGCCGTGAGCCGTCGCACGCCTGCTCAGAACGCCGAACTCGCCCTCCTGCTGGAGGTCGCCGGGACGCCCAAGCCGGGGAACGTCGACCGCGAGCGCGAGTACGACGACCTCCGGTTCGAGCACTTCCTCGCGGGTGCCGTCGGCGCTCGGCCGGGACTCGCACTGGCCGCCGAGGGCGAACGCGTCGGCCGCGCCTTCGAGCGGGCGGTCCACGGGATGGCCGACCAGTCGGCCGGCAACACGCAGTTCGGTGCGCTGCTGGTGCTGTCGCCGCTGGTCGCCGCCGCGGGCGATGGGGCGCTCTCACGGGCCGGCGTCCGGCAGGTCGTCGACGCGACGACGGTGGCCGACGCCGCGGACTTCTACCGCGCGTTCGAACACGTCGACGTGGCGGTCGACGATCCGCCCGAGGGGATGGAACCCCTGGACGTGCGTCGCGGGAGCGACGCAGTCCCGGAACTCGAACGCCGCGGGCTGACCCTGGCCGACGTGATGGCCGACAGCGCCGACGTCGACGGCGTGGCCGCCGAGTGGACGGCCGGGTTCGAGCGCGTGTTCGACACCGCCGAGCGCGTTCGGGACGCCACGGGACCGGTCGCCGACCGCGCCTCGCGTGTCTTCCTCGAACTGCTGGCCGCGGAGCCGGACACCTTCGTCGTCACGCGCGACGACCCCGAGACGGCCGCGGAGGTCCAGCGGCGGGCGCGGGCGGTCCTCGACGGCGACGAGGACGCGACGGAGCTGGCCGAGGAACTGGTCGCCCGCGACGTCAACCCCGGGACGACGGCGGACCTCGTCGCCGGCGCGCTGTTCGTGGCGCTCGAACGGGGGGTGGAGGTGTGA
- a CDS encoding tRNA-dihydrouridine synthase has product MFQPRVALASLSGAADADWARAAAEHVGCAFLGGIALDGATREAARRLVERDRSEFLPADPVAFVDRQLSALADSPLRPAFNVRSSSLPPIRRVGEVCAAHDAVLELNAHCRQDEMCAAGAGEALLRDTDRLAAQVRAAAATGTPVSVKVRAEVGGVDLPAVCRAVESAGGDAVHVDAMDSESVVERVVAATDLFVVANNGVRDRETAREYLGYGADAVSVGRPSDDPEVLADVRAATDEWFAAEVGP; this is encoded by the coding sequence ATGTTCCAGCCCCGCGTCGCGCTGGCGAGTCTCAGCGGCGCGGCCGACGCCGACTGGGCGCGCGCGGCCGCCGAGCACGTCGGCTGTGCGTTCCTCGGGGGGATCGCGCTCGACGGGGCGACCCGGGAGGCCGCCCGGCGGCTGGTCGAGCGGGATCGCTCGGAGTTCCTGCCAGCGGACCCGGTCGCGTTCGTGGACCGACAACTGTCGGCACTCGCCGACTCGCCGCTCAGGCCGGCGTTCAACGTCCGGAGCAGTTCGCTCCCCCCGATCCGTCGCGTCGGCGAGGTGTGTGCGGCCCACGACGCCGTCCTCGAACTCAACGCCCACTGCCGGCAGGACGAGATGTGCGCGGCCGGCGCGGGCGAGGCGCTCTTGCGGGACACCGACCGACTGGCCGCGCAGGTCCGCGCGGCCGCGGCGACCGGTACGCCGGTCTCGGTGAAGGTCCGGGCGGAGGTCGGGGGCGTCGACCTCCCGGCGGTCTGTCGGGCGGTCGAGTCGGCCGGCGGCGACGCCGTCCACGTCGACGCGATGGACTCCGAGAGCGTCGTCGAGCGTGTGGTCGCGGCGACGGACCTGTTCGTCGTCGCCAACAACGGCGTCCGCGACCGCGAGACCGCCCGCGAGTACCTCGGGTACGGAGCCGACGCGGTCAGCGTGGGCCGGCCGAGCGACGATCCCGAGGTGCTGGCCGACGTGCGAGCGGCCACCGACGAGTGGTTCGCGGCGGAGGTGGGGCCGTGA